The genomic stretch CCGGAGCCTCCGCGCGCGACGGCGTGCGAGGCAGCGCGTCCTGGCTTCCCAGCCAGTTCGTCACGTCCGCCAGGAAGTCCGCATCCGAGTACTCACGCCCGCCCCGGCTCTTCTGCCGCCGCCACAGCACCCATTCATCCAGGTCCGTGTAGCGCGCGCCCGCGAAGAGAAAACGCCGCGCCCCCTTGGAGCGCAGCAGCTCGTAGGCCGCGTCGAAGGCTTCGAGGTCCCCATGGCTGTCGGAGAAGACGCCGATCACGCCTCAAGCGTATAGCAGGTAGGACGTCCTGTGACGTGCGAACGTTTCCGTCTGAGCGGAGAACCCCTCCAGCAACCGCTCCAGCGGCCACCCCGCCTCGATGCCTCGGCGCACCTGGTCCGTCCCGCAGAGCAGGTCGAAGGCTGGCACATCCTCGACGAACTCGTAGGCATCCGCGCGCCAGCCGAACGAGCCCGGGCCAATGTCATGCAGCGCCTGGAAGATGGCGACGCCGGTGCGCAGGGGCTGGAAGGCCTGCCGGTCCGTCACGTGGATGAAGGCGCCGTTGCAGGACTGGCCCGTGTACTTGTCGAACGTCGGCGTGAAGCCCACGGCCCGGAAGGCGACCCCGGGCAGCTCCTCCTTCGCCAGGCGCGCCAGCAACTGGTCCGTGTCCACCCACGGCGCCCCGAACTGCTCGAAAGGACGGCAGGTGCCGCGGCCCTCCGAGACGTTGGTGCCCTCGCCCAGACACATGCCCGGGTACACCAGCGCGGTGTCGGCGGTGGGCATGTTGGGCGACGGCGAGATGAAGGGCAGCCCCGTTTCCGACCAGAACTGGCCGCGGCGCCAGCCTTCGCACGGCACCACGGTCAGCTCGCAGCCGAAGCCCTCCTGGACGTTGAAGAGGCGGGCCAGCTCCCCCGCCGTCATGCCGTGGCGGTTGGGCAGCGCGTACAGGCCCACGAAGGAGCGGAAGCCCTCCCCCACCAGGTTGCCTTCCATCGCCGCGCCGTTGAGCGGGTTCGGCCGGTCCAGCACGTAGAAGGGCACTCGGGCCTTCGCCGCGGCCTTCATGGCCAGCGCCATGGTGTAGACGTAGGTGTAGTAGCGGCTGCCCACGTCCTGGATGTCGAAGACGAGCGCGTCCAACCCCTGGAGCGACTCCTGCCGGGGCGACAGCGATTCGAAGGTGGAGCCGTAGAGGCTGTACACCGGCACGCCGGTGCGGCGGTCCCTCGCCTCGTCCACGGCGACCATGTACTGCGCCTCACCCCGGATGCCGTGCTCCGGACCGAAGAGCGCCGCCAGCGTGACGCCGTCCGCGCCCGACAGCAGGTCCGCCAGGTGGCGGAAGCGAGCATCCACGCTGGTGGGATTCACGATGGCGCCCACGCGCTTGCCCTTCAACGCGGAGAAGCCCTGCTCCACCCACACGTCCAGTCCCGTCTTCACCTTCGTCACGGCGTTCCCTTCCTCAGCCAGCCCCGAGGGCCGGCACATCAACGCGCCTTGAAGCCCTTGAGCGCGCTGTCCGCGGCCGCCTTCGAGTCGCACTTGGAGAAGCCGAACAGGCCCATCCGCACTCCCTCATCGGGCCCACCGTCGGACTTCAGGTCCTCCAGCGCGCTCACCGCCCGCTTCAGCTGGAGCCGGCCTACCGTGGACGCAGCATCCGAGCGTACGTCACATCGCACATGCGACAGCATCTCGATGAGGCGGTCCTCCGCGGCGCGGCTGCCAGCCTTCACGGCCGTGGCGTAGACCTTCAGCGCGTCATCGGGCTTGCCCGTCGCTTCCGTCAGACGGCCCAGCAGGAAGTTGCGCCGCCCGGAGTCCTGCTCCTTCATGATGAGGGTCCGGACGTCCTTGGCCAGCGCGGTCCGCTCCTCCTCCGGTGCTCGCTCCACCGCCTTGATGGCGCGCACCGTCTCGTCGCCACTGAACGCCAGCATCGCGACGCCCGCGAGCACGACGGCCGCGCCCACGCCCACCAGCGCGCGGTGCTTC from Myxococcus xanthus encodes the following:
- a CDS encoding exo-beta-N-acetylmuramidase NamZ domain-containing protein codes for the protein MCRPSGLAEEGNAVTKVKTGLDVWVEQGFSALKGKRVGAIVNPTSVDARFRHLADLLSGADGVTLAALFGPEHGIRGEAQYMVAVDEARDRRTGVPVYSLYGSTFESLSPRQESLQGLDALVFDIQDVGSRYYTYVYTMALAMKAAAKARVPFYVLDRPNPLNGAAMEGNLVGEGFRSFVGLYALPNRHGMTAGELARLFNVQEGFGCELTVVPCEGWRRGQFWSETGLPFISPSPNMPTADTALVYPGMCLGEGTNVSEGRGTCRPFEQFGAPWVDTDQLLARLAKEELPGVAFRAVGFTPTFDKYTGQSCNGAFIHVTDRQAFQPLRTGVAIFQALHDIGPGSFGWRADAYEFVEDVPAFDLLCGTDQVRRGIEAGWPLERLLEGFSAQTETFARHRTSYLLYA